In one window of Maribacter sp. BPC-D8 DNA:
- a CDS encoding winged helix-turn-helix transcriptional regulator, with translation MDVNKNKGDGYTPTECKKFILPVRDVIDIVGGKWRLPIIIALSFKIQRFKELERQIEGITPRMLSKELKELEVNGLVNREVFGTMPVSVQYCLTDYGKSLDKVIETMRDWGLAHRSKIINE, from the coding sequence ATGGATGTAAATAAGAATAAAGGAGATGGTTACACTCCAACAGAATGTAAAAAGTTTATTCTACCGGTAAGAGATGTGATCGACATAGTTGGTGGAAAATGGAGATTACCAATTATAATAGCACTTTCATTTAAAATACAACGTTTTAAAGAATTAGAAAGACAAATTGAAGGAATAACTCCAAGAATGCTATCAAAAGAATTAAAGGAGTTAGAGGTAAACGGATTGGTCAATAGAGAAGTGTTTGGCACTATGCCAGTGTCTGTTCAGTATTGCCTTACTGATTATGGTAAATCATTAGATAAGGTAATTGAGACTATGAGAGATTGGGGCTTAGCCCATAGAAGTAAAATAATAAATGAGTAA
- a CDS encoding SMI1/KNR4 family protein, with translation MIDIKLKSDIIIPFDKIGEDSWLEKSNYIIKELADFWEDEIAEPIGVESILELEKRLGTTLPDSLKLFYQNFGIAGIGEVLQGIDEIGWIKDIWKDQPQYGPDFTAEDKKYLPFLVSFSDYLGNGNMFCFHSETLEVYYFDHDTQPYLTKLFDDAGDYLKGCLISCQSDFFNQEIGQKTVDAWCEEILDGIYGHDVVRKWKY, from the coding sequence ATGATAGACATTAAACTTAAATCAGACATAATCATTCCTTTTGATAAGATTGGGGAAGATAGTTGGCTTGAAAAATCTAACTATATAATAAAAGAGCTTGCTGATTTTTGGGAAGATGAAATAGCAGAACCAATTGGTGTTGAGAGTATATTAGAGCTAGAAAAAAGGCTAGGAACTACTTTACCTGATAGCTTAAAATTGTTTTATCAAAATTTCGGAATTGCAGGAATAGGGGAGGTGTTGCAAGGTATAGATGAAATTGGTTGGATAAAAGATATATGGAAAGACCAACCTCAATACGGACCAGATTTTACAGCTGAGGATAAGAAATATTTACCTTTTTTAGTTTCTTTTAGTGATTATTTGGGCAATGGTAATATGTTTTGTTTTCATAGCGAAACATTAGAAGTTTACTATTTTGATCACGATACACAACCATATTTGACAAAATTATTTGATGATGCAGGCGATTATTTAAAAGGGTGCTTGATCTCTTGTCAGTCAGATTTTTTTAATCAAGAAATCGGTCAAAAAACAGTCGATGCATGGTGCGAAGAAATTCTGGATGGAATTTATGGACATGATGTTGTTAGAAAGTGGAAGTATTAA
- a CDS encoding amidohydrolase yields MNKTLVQLRKQLHQNPELSGKEHNTAKQIIEFVKEYNPTAIISAIGGAGVAVVYEFEENGPTVAIRCELDALPIIEENTFEYKSDNYGVSHKCGHDGHMTIVAGLAEWLSLAELNKGKVILLFQPAEETGEGAARVLEDARFLNLDPDYVFALHNLPGEKMHSVIVKSGFFTATVQSFKIQLTGKKSHASEPENGVNPAMAVAELIQVFDTFSNPNANSKNFALLTPICIDLGEKNYGISPENAELHYTIRTWSGEVMTALENQIKQAVSEISNTHKLKAEIDWFEFFPASDNNSECVALIEKVANLNQVALVEHPKSLKFGEDFGWFSSKYKSAIFGLGAGEDQPALHHSDYDFPDKLIDTGLLMFKGLITDILGK; encoded by the coding sequence ATGAATAAAACCTTGGTTCAACTAAGAAAACAACTACACCAAAACCCTGAACTTTCAGGTAAGGAGCATAACACAGCAAAACAAATTATTGAATTTGTAAAAGAATATAACCCCACAGCGATTATTAGCGCTATTGGTGGGGCAGGGGTCGCTGTTGTTTATGAATTTGAAGAAAATGGACCAACAGTCGCTATACGTTGCGAGTTAGATGCCTTACCGATAATTGAAGAAAATACATTTGAGTATAAATCTGATAACTACGGAGTGTCACATAAATGTGGTCATGATGGTCATATGACGATTGTAGCTGGTTTAGCTGAATGGTTATCATTGGCTGAGTTAAATAAAGGAAAAGTGATTCTGCTTTTTCAACCAGCCGAAGAAACAGGGGAAGGTGCTGCAAGGGTGTTAGAAGATGCAAGGTTTTTAAACCTCGATCCCGATTATGTTTTTGCGCTTCATAATTTACCAGGTGAGAAGATGCATTCTGTCATCGTAAAATCAGGTTTCTTTACAGCTACAGTACAAAGCTTCAAAATTCAATTAACAGGAAAGAAATCGCATGCTTCTGAACCAGAAAACGGAGTGAACCCTGCAATGGCAGTTGCAGAATTAATTCAAGTATTTGATACGTTTTCGAACCCGAATGCTAATAGTAAAAATTTTGCGCTGCTGACTCCTATTTGTATTGATTTAGGAGAAAAGAATTACGGTATTTCTCCCGAAAATGCAGAACTACATTATACCATTCGAACTTGGAGTGGTGAAGTTATGACCGCTTTAGAAAATCAAATAAAACAAGCGGTAAGTGAAATTTCAAACACCCATAAATTAAAAGCAGAAATAGATTGGTTCGAGTTTTTTCCGGCTTCAGATAATAATAGCGAGTGTGTTGCTTTGATTGAAAAAGTAGCGAACCTAAATCAGGTTGCGTTAGTTGAGCATCCGAAGTCATTAAAATTTGGAGAAGATTTTGGGTGGTTTTCATCAAAATATAAAAGTGCCATTTTCGGATTAGGGGCAGGGGAAGATCAGCCTGCCTTACATCATTCTGACTACGATTTTCCCGATAAGCTCATAGATACTGGGCTTTTAATGTTTAAAGGTTTGATTACCGATATTTTAGGAAAATAG
- a CDS encoding arylsulfatase, producing MKNSFLLFFLAIQLFSCQDEKKIESPIAQKPNIIYILADDLGYAEIGAFGQEKIETPNIDALSKEGMIFTQHYSSAPVCAPARYMFLTGKHAGNSFIRGNDEWNDRGDVWNYKAMAKDSTLEGQRPVPVGTKTLANYLKDEGYKTGLVGKWGLGAPHTHSIPNEMGFDFFYGFNCQRQAHTYYPLHLYKNRNRVHLANDTVAPSSPFPKGLDPKNPESYKDYTLTDYAPDLMFKELTGFVKDNKDNPFFLYWATPIPHVALQAPQRWVDYYVEKFGPEEPYLSGEGNGYFSHQTPHAAYAAMVSYFDENVGKLVQQLKDEGIYDNTLIVFTSDNGPSYAGGADPTFFESAKPFEGEYGKGKGFVYEGGIRVPTFFTWPGKIEPRSTSDHASAHYDMLATFADMLDFEKPATDGISFLPTLLGEENQVVHEFMYWEFPEYGGQVAIRMGDFKVIRQHLKDDKQPTLELYNLKSDPTEKNNIALDHPDILEKAAAIFKKEHTKPDTERFQIPLLENGLLSN from the coding sequence ATGAAAAATTCCTTTCTATTATTCTTTCTGGCTATTCAGCTTTTTTCTTGTCAAGATGAAAAGAAAATTGAATCGCCAATAGCGCAAAAACCAAATATCATTTACATACTGGCCGACGATTTAGGCTACGCCGAAATAGGTGCTTTCGGTCAAGAGAAAATAGAAACCCCCAATATTGACGCCTTATCAAAAGAGGGCATGATTTTTACACAGCATTATTCTAGTGCTCCCGTTTGTGCACCTGCCAGATATATGTTTTTGACCGGTAAGCATGCAGGCAATTCTTTTATTCGTGGTAATGATGAGTGGAACGACCGTGGTGATGTTTGGAACTATAAAGCCATGGCAAAAGATTCTACCTTAGAAGGGCAAAGACCCGTGCCAGTAGGTACCAAAACGCTTGCCAACTACTTAAAAGATGAAGGGTATAAAACAGGTCTGGTTGGTAAATGGGGATTAGGTGCGCCGCATACACACTCCATACCCAATGAAATGGGATTCGATTTTTTCTACGGATTCAATTGCCAGCGACAGGCGCATACGTATTATCCGTTGCATTTGTACAAGAATAGAAACCGCGTGCATTTGGCGAATGATACGGTGGCGCCAAGTTCACCCTTCCCAAAAGGCTTAGACCCAAAAAATCCGGAGAGTTATAAAGACTATACGCTTACAGATTACGCTCCAGACTTAATGTTTAAAGAGCTTACAGGCTTTGTAAAGGATAATAAGGACAATCCGTTTTTCTTGTATTGGGCAACTCCCATTCCGCATGTGGCATTACAAGCGCCGCAGCGTTGGGTAGATTATTATGTGGAGAAATTCGGACCAGAAGAGCCGTATTTGTCGGGTGAGGGTAACGGTTATTTTTCGCACCAGACTCCCCATGCAGCTTATGCTGCCATGGTTTCTTATTTCGATGAGAATGTAGGTAAGTTGGTGCAGCAGTTAAAAGACGAAGGAATTTATGATAATACACTGATTGTTTTTACGTCAGATAACGGACCAAGTTATGCAGGTGGTGCAGATCCTACATTTTTTGAAAGTGCTAAACCTTTTGAAGGTGAGTATGGCAAAGGAAAAGGATTTGTGTATGAAGGCGGAATAAGAGTGCCTACATTTTTTACCTGGCCAGGAAAGATCGAACCTAGATCTACAAGCGACCATGCCTCTGCACATTACGATATGCTAGCAACTTTTGCCGATATGTTAGATTTTGAAAAACCGGCTACAGACGGAATTAGCTTTTTACCCACATTATTGGGCGAGGAGAATCAAGTAGTGCATGAGTTCATGTATTGGGAATTCCCTGAATATGGCGGTCAAGTAGCGATTAGAATGGGCGATTTTAAAGTCATTCGCCAACATTTAAAGGATGACAAGCAGCCAACCTTAGAGCTGTATAATTTAAAGAGCGATCCAACAGAAAAGAATAATATAGCTTTAGATCATCCTGATATTTTAGAAAAGGCCGCAGCAATATTCAAAAAAGAACACACCAAACCAGATACCGAGCGTTTTCAGATTCCACTGCTAGAAAACGGATTATTAAGTAATTAA
- a CDS encoding glycoside hydrolase family 2 TIM barrel-domain containing protein translates to MKNCIKICVLGIFLFTAFINAQAPKWENPEWENPEIFQINREDPTASLYRYENATSALANESWENSSFYQSLNGEWNFNYAASVPERPTTFFNAGFDTSAWDKITVPSNWELKGHGTPIYTNVVYPFPKNPPFIPHDINSVGSYKRSFETPKNWDGKEVYLHFGGVSGAMYVYMNGEMVGYSEGSKTPAEFNISKYLKEGKNDLSVQVLRWSDASYLEDQDFWRLSGIDRDVYLYATNKATIKDYMVVADLDDTYTNGKFSLNLKLANTGKKQKGTQIEVTLLDGAKEIFKVDQKIDVVEGTTTVKFAQEIPNVKTWNAEKPNLYTLLFTFKDKKGNTTEAISSKIGFRKIEIKNNQFLVNGMPVLIKGVNLHDHDEVTGHVISEEITLKDMEVMKQNNINSIRCSHYPKNEFFYRMADKYGFYVVDEANIEIHGMGATNQGLDGDEAAIAIHPAYRPEWREMHLDRTIRMFERDKNYTSIVTWSLGNEAGNGQNLFDTYDWLKAHETTRPVQYEGATNFSNTDIQAPMYSRVDQTIAYAENNPKRPLIQCEYAHAMGNSVGNLQEYWDAIEKYDVLQGGFIWDWVDQGLKATNEDGVEFYAFGGDLGGAELQNDNNFCLNGLVDPDRSAHPALYEVKKVYQYVKFKAENPKSGKISLKNMYDFTNLSEYAFSWRLLENGVEVGQGNLADVDIAPYETKEVQIDLPELANAGSEYHLNVYMTTKKESALIPEHYLLAYEQFQLTDFNPSVFEENIEGLMVTKIYETIIVKGDGFEIGFNSKDGTLSSIDYGQGNLLQKGPTVNFWRAPNDNDYGYNMPKLLKKWKEATDTQNIMSLEVNSNEGKKIIDAVKLTANPFKIRKDLKLSADYELPAVNGQVNVTYTINTKGEILVRTELKGMSSDLPIMPRFGNNLIIDNSYDQVEWYGRGEHENYLDRNTSALVGVYDANVSDLYFKYIRPQENGNRTDIRTLSFENKDGKGIKITAPELFSFSAHHQLNSDFDEGMQKRQQHTYDIPTRDLININIDHSQMGVGGDNSWGLLPMEKYQIQPENLSFEYVISPIR, encoded by the coding sequence ATGAAAAACTGTATTAAAATTTGCGTACTCGGCATCTTTTTATTCACTGCGTTTATAAATGCACAAGCTCCGAAATGGGAAAATCCGGAGTGGGAGAATCCTGAAATATTTCAAATTAATCGCGAAGATCCAACAGCATCTTTATATCGTTATGAGAATGCAACGTCGGCTCTAGCAAATGAAAGTTGGGAGAATTCCTCTTTCTATCAGTCTTTAAATGGGGAGTGGAATTTTAACTATGCGGCAAGCGTACCAGAACGCCCAACTACTTTTTTCAATGCTGGTTTCGATACATCAGCGTGGGATAAAATTACGGTGCCATCTAACTGGGAACTTAAAGGTCATGGTACACCGATTTACACAAATGTGGTATATCCTTTTCCGAAGAATCCGCCATTTATTCCTCACGATATCAACTCCGTAGGTAGCTACAAACGCAGTTTTGAAACTCCTAAGAATTGGGATGGTAAAGAAGTGTATTTGCATTTTGGCGGCGTAAGTGGTGCCATGTATGTATATATGAACGGAGAAATGGTGGGGTATAGCGAAGGCAGTAAAACGCCTGCAGAATTCAATATTTCGAAATACCTGAAAGAGGGCAAAAATGATTTATCTGTTCAAGTATTACGTTGGTCAGATGCCAGCTATCTAGAGGATCAAGATTTTTGGCGTTTAAGCGGTATAGACAGAGATGTGTATTTATATGCAACCAATAAAGCGACTATAAAAGATTACATGGTAGTGGCAGATTTAGATGACACCTATACCAACGGTAAATTCAGTTTAAATTTAAAACTGGCGAATACAGGCAAAAAGCAAAAAGGTACCCAAATAGAAGTAACCTTATTAGATGGTGCTAAAGAAATATTTAAAGTAGACCAGAAAATAGATGTAGTTGAAGGCACAACCACAGTGAAATTCGCGCAAGAAATTCCAAATGTAAAAACATGGAATGCTGAAAAGCCAAATCTATACACGCTACTTTTTACGTTCAAGGATAAAAAAGGAAACACCACCGAAGCAATCAGTTCTAAAATCGGATTCAGAAAAATCGAAATCAAAAACAATCAGTTTTTGGTAAACGGTATGCCTGTATTGATAAAAGGGGTAAACCTTCATGATCATGACGAAGTTACAGGTCATGTTATTAGCGAAGAAATTACCTTGAAAGATATGGAGGTAATGAAGCAAAACAATATCAATTCCATTCGTTGCAGTCACTACCCTAAAAATGAGTTTTTCTATAGAATGGCAGATAAGTATGGCTTTTATGTGGTTGATGAAGCCAATATTGAAATTCATGGTATGGGAGCCACCAACCAAGGTTTAGATGGCGATGAAGCCGCAATTGCCATTCACCCGGCATATCGCCCAGAGTGGAGAGAAATGCATTTAGACAGAACGATTCGTATGTTCGAGCGCGATAAAAATTATACTTCTATTGTTACTTGGTCATTAGGAAATGAAGCCGGTAACGGTCAAAACCTTTTTGATACCTACGATTGGTTGAAAGCACATGAAACTACTAGACCCGTGCAGTATGAAGGAGCAACAAATTTCTCAAATACAGATATTCAGGCACCAATGTATTCTAGGGTTGACCAAACTATCGCATATGCAGAGAATAATCCGAAGAGACCTTTGATTCAGTGCGAATATGCACATGCGATGGGTAACAGCGTTGGAAATTTACAAGAGTATTGGGATGCTATTGAAAAGTACGATGTATTGCAAGGTGGTTTTATTTGGGATTGGGTAGATCAAGGATTAAAAGCAACCAATGAAGATGGCGTTGAGTTTTATGCCTTTGGTGGTGATTTAGGCGGAGCAGAATTACAGAATGATAATAACTTCTGCTTGAACGGATTGGTAGATCCTGATCGTTCTGCGCATCCGGCTTTGTATGAGGTAAAAAAGGTGTATCAATATGTAAAGTTTAAGGCTGAGAATCCGAAATCTGGAAAAATTAGTTTAAAGAACATGTATGATTTCACCAACTTATCTGAATATGCTTTTTCATGGAGATTATTAGAAAATGGGGTAGAAGTAGGGCAAGGTAATTTGGCAGATGTAGATATCGCGCCGTATGAAACTAAAGAGGTTCAAATAGACTTACCAGAATTGGCAAATGCAGGTTCTGAATATCATTTGAATGTTTATATGACGACAAAAAAAGAAAGTGCCTTAATACCTGAGCATTATTTATTGGCTTATGAGCAGTTTCAGTTAACAGATTTCAACCCTTCCGTATTTGAAGAAAATATCGAGGGCTTGATGGTGACTAAAATTTATGAAACCATTATTGTAAAAGGTGACGGATTTGAAATCGGTTTCAATAGTAAAGACGGTACCTTATCATCTATCGATTACGGACAAGGGAATCTATTACAAAAAGGACCGACCGTAAATTTCTGGAGAGCACCAAATGATAATGATTATGGCTACAATATGCCTAAACTTTTAAAGAAATGGAAAGAAGCTACCGACACCCAAAATATAATGAGTTTAGAAGTAAACTCAAATGAGGGTAAAAAGATTATAGATGCTGTTAAGCTAACTGCTAATCCGTTTAAAATTAGAAAAGATTTAAAGCTGAGTGCAGATTACGAATTACCTGCTGTAAATGGTCAAGTAAATGTAACCTATACTATAAATACTAAGGGTGAAATATTAGTACGCACCGAGTTAAAAGGTATGAGCAGCGATTTGCCAATTATGCCAAGATTTGGTAATAATCTAATTATTGATAACAGCTACGACCAAGTAGAATGGTATGGTAGAGGAGAACACGAAAATTATTTAGATCGTAATACTTCTGCTTTGGTAGGTGTGTACGATGCCAATGTTTCCGATTTGTATTTCAAATATATTCGTCCGCAAGAGAATGGAAACAGAACAGATATCAGAACCTTGTCATTCGAAAATAAGGATGGAAAAGGAATAAAAATAACCGCTCCAGAATTATTCTCTTTCAGTGCGCACCATCAGTTGAATTCAGATTTTGATGAGGGTATGCAGAAAAGACAGCAGCACACTTACGATATACCAACAAGAGATTTAATTAATATCAATATCGATCATAGCCAAATGGGTGTTGGTGGTGATAATAGCTGGGGATTACTACCGATGGAGAAATATCAGATTCAACCTGAGAACCTTTCTTTTGAATATGTAATTAGTCCCATTCGTTAA
- a CDS encoding formylglycine-generating enzyme family protein produces MNKSVQFLGLGLLIFGMVNCKSEPKENKVQEKVAAKVEETEQVVEHTLLSAKPEEVSAPDGMVWVSGATFKQGAVDTDKAAMDHEKPAVDVIVDGFFMDVTEVTNAQFAAFVKATGYVTVAEKGIDWEELKKQVPAGTEKPHDSILQPGSLTFKKAKSTVPNLYDFSQWWNWTIGADWKHPNGPKSNIKGKDNYPVVQVSYEDALAYCEWANRRLPTEAEWELASRAGSYGTIYNWGDDESVLKEKANTWEGEFPVKNTIADGFELRAPVKSYPPNAYGLYDMAGNVWEWTSDWYNTNYYKEIKAKNTVLVNPAGAEAPFTPNNPLAKERVIKGGSFLCSASYCASYRVSARMGSSMDSSLEHTGFRTVATVDMITE; encoded by the coding sequence ATGAATAAAAGTGTACAGTTTTTAGGTTTGGGTTTACTAATATTTGGTATGGTAAATTGTAAGTCAGAACCCAAAGAAAACAAAGTTCAAGAAAAAGTTGCAGCGAAGGTTGAAGAAACCGAACAGGTAGTCGAGCATACTTTACTAAGTGCAAAACCTGAAGAAGTATCAGCTCCCGATGGCATGGTTTGGGTTTCTGGTGCAACTTTTAAGCAAGGAGCCGTAGATACTGATAAAGCGGCAATGGACCATGAAAAACCAGCAGTTGATGTAATAGTTGACGGATTTTTTATGGATGTCACAGAAGTAACCAATGCCCAATTTGCAGCATTTGTAAAAGCTACGGGCTATGTAACGGTTGCCGAAAAGGGAATTGATTGGGAAGAACTTAAAAAGCAAGTACCCGCAGGTACCGAAAAACCACACGATTCTATATTGCAACCAGGATCATTGACATTTAAAAAAGCGAAATCAACAGTTCCGAATCTATATGACTTCTCACAATGGTGGAACTGGACGATTGGTGCAGATTGGAAACACCCAAACGGACCTAAAAGTAACATTAAGGGAAAAGATAATTACCCCGTAGTGCAAGTATCTTATGAAGATGCTTTGGCATATTGCGAATGGGCAAATAGACGTTTACCAACAGAGGCAGAGTGGGAGCTGGCATCTAGAGCAGGTTCATATGGCACCATCTACAATTGGGGTGATGACGAATCTGTTTTAAAGGAAAAAGCAAATACTTGGGAAGGTGAGTTTCCTGTAAAAAATACTATTGCTGACGGTTTCGAGTTGCGTGCCCCTGTAAAATCATATCCTCCAAATGCATATGGGCTATATGATATGGCAGGTAATGTTTGGGAATGGACGAGCGATTGGTATAATACCAATTACTATAAAGAGATAAAGGCTAAAAATACGGTTTTGGTAAATCCTGCAGGAGCAGAAGCTCCGTTTACACCAAACAATCCACTAGCAAAAGAACGTGTAATAAAAGGCGGTTCTTTTTTATGTAGTGCATCGTATTGCGCTAGTTACCGAGTATCTGCAAGAATGGGCTCTAGTATGGATTCTTCTTTAGAACATACAGGGTTTAGAACCGTTGCAACGGTTGATATGATAACCGAATAA
- a CDS encoding LytR/AlgR family response regulator transcription factor, whose amino-acid sequence MKTFKCAIIEDSSTQRKLLEQIIEKNKNLKLLYSSSASPESLVEVNGLKIDFLFLDIEMPVMNGFEFLAGLTIRPQVIITSQNQKYALDAFEFNVTDFLLKPFSNTRFEAAITKAIDKAKSIKKKQPESKLVVKHNLKQVELNMHGILYVEALGDYVKVVTEERNYIILSTMNAFNKRLGSENFIRIHKSYIVNLKMVERYNHEFIEIKNKKIPISRAKIVELDQLLNCID is encoded by the coding sequence ATGAAAACCTTTAAATGCGCTATCATAGAAGATTCTAGCACGCAGCGAAAACTTCTTGAGCAAATTATCGAGAAAAATAAAAACCTGAAGCTATTATATTCTTCTAGTGCTAGCCCCGAAAGCTTAGTTGAAGTAAATGGTTTAAAAATAGATTTCTTATTTCTTGATATTGAAATGCCCGTAATGAATGGATTCGAGTTTTTAGCCGGACTAACAATTCGTCCGCAGGTTATTATTACGAGTCAGAATCAGAAATATGCCCTTGATGCTTTTGAATTTAATGTAACGGACTTTCTTTTAAAGCCTTTTAGCAATACTAGGTTCGAAGCTGCGATTACCAAAGCCATTGATAAGGCGAAATCGATAAAAAAGAAACAACCCGAAAGCAAATTAGTAGTAAAGCACAATCTTAAGCAGGTAGAGCTTAATATGCATGGCATATTATATGTTGAAGCTTTGGGCGACTATGTAAAAGTGGTCACTGAAGAACGCAACTACATTATTCTCTCTACCATGAATGCTTTTAACAAAAGACTTGGGTCAGAGAATTTTATACGAATTCATAAATCGTACATCGTTAATTTAAAAATGGTGGAGCGCTATAACCACGAATTCATTGAAATTAAGAATAAGAAAATTCCGATTAGCCGAGCCAAAATAGTTGAACTCGACCAGCTTTTAAATTGTATCGATTAA
- the trxB gene encoding thioredoxin-disulfide reductase: MSDKIERVKTLIIGSGPAGYTAAIYAARADLKPVMYTGMEPGGQLTTTTEVDNFPGYPEGIDGPTMMVQLQQQAERFGTEVRIGMITSVEFSKEKGGIHKVVADGEKQIEAETIIISTGATAKYLNIPSEQRLRGGGVSACAVCDGFFYKGQDVAIVGAGDTAAEEASYLANICNKVTMLVRKDEMRASKAMQHRVHSLKNIEVRYNTEVDEVLGEQVVEGLRMVNNQTGEKEEIAITGIFIAIGHKPNTDIFKGQLDMDETGYLITKGKSTKTNLPGVFASGDAQDKEYRQAVTAAGSGCMAALDAERYLASIGSVEEAIADKY; encoded by the coding sequence ATGTCTGATAAAATAGAACGTGTAAAAACATTGATTATAGGATCTGGTCCTGCAGGGTATACAGCAGCTATTTATGCTGCCCGTGCAGATTTAAAACCTGTTATGTATACAGGTATGGAGCCAGGAGGTCAATTGACCACCACCACTGAAGTAGATAACTTTCCAGGATACCCAGAAGGTATCGATGGACCTACAATGATGGTGCAATTACAACAACAAGCTGAGCGTTTTGGTACCGAAGTTAGAATTGGTATGATTACTTCAGTTGAGTTTTCAAAAGAAAAAGGAGGTATACATAAAGTAGTTGCCGATGGTGAAAAGCAAATAGAAGCTGAAACTATTATTATTTCTACGGGTGCTACTGCTAAATATTTGAATATACCTAGTGAGCAACGTTTACGTGGCGGCGGAGTATCTGCTTGTGCAGTTTGTGACGGCTTTTTCTATAAAGGACAAGATGTAGCAATAGTTGGTGCAGGTGATACTGCGGCAGAAGAAGCATCTTATTTGGCTAACATTTGTAACAAAGTAACGATGTTGGTGCGTAAAGATGAAATGAGAGCGTCTAAAGCGATGCAACATAGAGTTCACAGCCTTAAAAATATTGAAGTACGTTACAATACTGAAGTAGATGAAGTTTTAGGTGAACAAGTTGTTGAAGGCTTACGTATGGTAAATAACCAAACAGGTGAGAAAGAAGAAATTGCCATTACAGGTATATTTATCGCCATTGGGCACAAACCAAATACCGATATATTCAAAGGTCAATTAGATATGGACGAAACGGGTTACCTAATTACAAAAGGGAAATCTACCAAAACTAATTTACCAGGTGTATTCGCTAGTGGAGATGCTCAAGATAAGGAGTATAGACAAGCAGTTACAGCTGCAGGGTCAGGCTGTATGGCTGCATTAGATGCAGAGCGTTACCTGGCATCAATTGGTTCTGTTGAAGAAGCAATTGCAGATAAGTACTAG
- a CDS encoding aminotransferase class I/II-fold pyridoxal phosphate-dependent enzyme → MFTIDEFPDRTIAIDGKEYLYFGGTSYLGLQTDTEFQSLFIYNIKKYGTAYSASRKSNIRISIFDEVDAYLAEIIGSEACVTMSSGYLAGQLVCNYFSPPNYQLYYAPHTHSALFRNQQELFQSWNELENAIKQNSNKTPVLFLDSIDFHGDNYPDYNFLKNLPLKDIILVVDDSHGIGITGENGGGSFKFLQSLAPKELLVSCSLGKGFGIQAGAIFGSNNMINALKNTQFFGGASPSTPAALATLRDASSLITTKRIQLAENLNLFLKNISNRSLFVYAEGHPTFNFQNEILANYLEENDIIVTNFRYPTENDSLMSRIVISASHTNEDILKLCAILNAYTSNLQ, encoded by the coding sequence ATGTTTACGATTGATGAATTTCCCGATAGAACTATTGCCATTGATGGTAAAGAATACCTATACTTTGGCGGCACCTCATATTTAGGGCTACAAACCGATACCGAGTTTCAATCATTGTTCATCTATAATATTAAAAAATATGGCACTGCATATAGTGCGTCTCGTAAATCAAATATTAGAATATCAATTTTTGATGAAGTAGATGCTTATTTAGCTGAAATAATTGGTAGTGAAGCTTGTGTGACGATGTCTTCTGGTTATCTCGCCGGTCAGTTGGTGTGCAACTATTTTAGTCCACCCAATTATCAATTGTATTATGCGCCACATACGCATTCTGCCTTATTTAGAAATCAACAAGAATTATTTCAAAGCTGGAACGAGCTTGAAAATGCTATCAAACAGAATTCTAATAAAACACCTGTTCTCTTTTTAGATAGCATTGATTTTCATGGTGATAATTATCCCGATTATAACTTTCTTAAAAATCTACCATTGAAAGATATAATTCTAGTTGTAGATGATTCTCACGGAATAGGCATTACTGGTGAAAATGGTGGAGGTAGTTTCAAATTTCTACAATCACTAGCACCAAAAGAACTTTTAGTTTCTTGCTCTTTAGGTAAAGGTTTTGGTATTCAAGCCGGTGCGATATTTGGCAGTAACAATATGATTAATGCCCTAAAAAATACGCAGTTTTTTGGCGGGGCTAGTCCCTCAACACCTGCTGCTTTAGCAACTTTAAGAGATGCCAGTTCACTTATCACAACTAAAAGAATACAATTGGCAGAAAATCTGAATCTATTCTTGAAAAACATATCAAATAGGTCTCTTTTTGTCTATGCGGAAGGGCATCCTACCTTTAATTTTCAAAATGAAATACTTGCTAATTACCTGGAAGAAAATGATATCATAGTTACTAATTTCAGGTATCCAACAGAAAATGATTCCCTCATGAGTCGTATTGTTATAAGCGCCTCACACACCAATGAAGACATTTTAAAACTTTGCGCCATTCTTAACGCATACACTTCAAACCTGCAATAA